DNA from Desulfuromonas sp. AOP6:
CCCGGATGGGGGAAGGCAAGTTGCAGCTGGTTTTTGGCGGCAAGGCTCACCCAAAAGATATCCCCGGCAAGCAGCTTATCCAGAAAATTATCGGTCAGATAAAATCACTCTATCCAAAAATCAAAATAGCCTACCTGGAAAACTACAACATGGACGTTGCCTATCGCCTGCTTCCCGGGGTGGATCTATGGCTCAACAACCCCATACGTCCACTTGAAGCTTCCGGAACCAGCGGCATGAAGGCGGCCCTTAATGGCGTGCCGAATTTCAGTGTCTTGGATGGCTGGTGGATCGAGGGGCATATCGAGGGGGTCACGGGGTGGTCTATTGGGCCGCCACCGGAAAAAAATCCCAGCCAAGAGAATCATTCCGATGAAGATGCCAACGACCTGTATGACAAACTGGAAAATCTGATCATGCCCATGTTTTACCATGATCGCGAGGCATGGATCCGCGTAATGAAAAACGCCATCGGAAAAAATGCGTATTATTTCAATACGCATGTCATGATGCGTCGTTATGTGACAGAAGCCTATATTCGCTAAATTGAGAGGCGCTAAAGAGGATGGTTACCAGGACCGTGGGGACCCCGTGTCCATATGCACGAACTGTGACTTGGGATAATAGCCCACCCCTCCAGATCTGAGAGAAAGAGCTGCATTACGAAGGTTCAGAAGGTCAACTCCCGGGAGTCTGATATCGACAGCCTGGCCCTCGAGATGAAGACTCTTCGATGCAACCCCAGAACTGGTACGAGCCAAAAACGCGTTGGTTTCTGGTGAACGGTAGCCGGATATTACCTGATAGGGACGAAAACCGTCTGTTTTCTGACGCACCTCATACAACATATCAAGCAGCTGGACATCTATGTTCTTGACTTCACCGTTCCGGTAATCCCGAAGAAGATAATCTATGTCGGAAAGCGTTTCCTGAACGTATTCACCATCAGCCCAAAATACAGCCTTGTTCAGCCTTTCCCCCGTGTGAATATTGTGCAAAGAGATCGTCTTTTCCCCAGAGGTAAATTTCTGAAACTGGGCCAGGGCCTGCCCCGGAAACCCTAAAGCCACCAGAGAAAAAGCGCCTGCTGCCAAGAACCTGCGACGTGAGACATTGGGCCATTCTTCATTTTTGTTAAAGGTCATGCCTTTCCTTCTCCTGAACTTTTAAGTACCCGAAAAGCCGCCACATATCCAAGCTATCCAGCAAAGTTCACGCCAATCTGACCGACACCCAAGAAAAAAGTCCGTCAAAGTGTTAGCAAAAAAGAATAAGCCCCAGTAATTACTTAGAGACTGTTTTGAGTTGTCCTTTTTTCCTCAATTCGCGGAATGTCGTTTATGTGCTATGCCAACAGAATATTGACACTTCTTGGCCAGCGTCATCAGCAATTTCGCGAGAAATTACGAGCACAGATTGTTCAGGCAAGCCCGAAACTCCACATGAGAGCAATAGCCATAAAGATGGATGGCAGCATGTTGCCGACAGGAAGCCGCCTTATGCCGAGGAGGTCAAAAGAAATAGCCATGATAAGTAAACCACCGACTGAATTCATTTCTGTCATGACAGAAGTCGTCAGTACGGTCTTGGCAAGACCGGCCAGCAGGGTAAGACCACCTTGATAAAGGAAAAGGGGAATTATCGAAAAAACAACCCCGACACCCAACGTCGAGGTCAGTGCAATCGAAGCAATCCCGTCAAGGGCCGCCTTGGCGTAAAGAATCGATGGTTTTTCGCCAAAACCTTCCTGGATGGCCCCCATGATGGCCATGGCGCCAACACAATACAAAAGACTCGCTGTAACGAATCCTTCGGCAATCTTACCTGATCCCGAAAAGCGACTCTGAAGGTGTTGGCCAAAAACTTCCAAACGGTGTTCCAAGCGAGCCAACTCTCCTGCCAGCCCACCGAGAATCAGGCTGCCGATGGGAATAAGCGGGTGCTGGCTCTGCAGGGCCAACTGAAGTCCGATCAACAGGACAGCCAAACCGAGCGCGCACATAAGGGTATTGCGCATTCTGTCAGACAAAAGGTGACCAATGCTGCGTCCGATGGCGCACCCGCATATAACGGCAGCAATATTGACGAGAGTTCCCTTCAGAAGCACTCTTCCCCCACACAATCCACATCAATGAAAAAGACCCGCCATTCCGGCAGGTCTTTATAGATGGCGGCCCCGGCGCGATTCGAACGCACGACCTACCGCTTAGGAGGCGGTTGCTCTATCCTGCTGAGCTACGGGGCCTGATGCTCAAACCGCCTATTTTATACTTCAGAGGAATAGGGTTGACAAGGTTTTTTTCCTAAAAAGTCAGTAGACTGAAAACTTTATCCTCCGGAAGTTTCTTGCGTCCTTCCAGAAAAGCCAATTCAGCCATGAAAGCGCACTCTATTACCTCGGCTCCCAATTCAGTCACCAGGTCATAAACGGCCACCATAGTTCCGCCAGTAGCGAGCAGGTCGTCGGCAATAATGACCCGGTCGCCTTCCTTGAAAGCATCTTCATGGATCTCCAGCATATCGGATCCATACTCTAGCTGATAGCTCTTACCACGAGTTTTATAGGGAAGCTTCCCGGGCTTACGAACCAGTGTGACGCCAGCCCCAAGCTTATAAGCCAGGGCAGATCCCAGAACAAAACCCCTCGCCTCGACACCGACGACCTTGTCAATACGCTGACCGATGTAACGATGAGCGATCAGATCCACCATGCGGTGAAAGCTTCTTCCGTCTGAAAGAAGCGTTGTTATATCCTTGAAAACAATTCCCTTCTTGGGAAAATCCTGAACATCCCTGATAATGTTTTTCAACTCGTCCAAAATACGGGCTCCCTCTTTTAAAAAGACATCACACTGCACACGACAAGAACCTATAGCGGGCCCTGGTTTTCTTCCATCATTTTCCTTAACTTTTCCAAACTCTTGGCTTCAATCTGCCTGATGCGCTCGCGAGTAACCCCAAAACGTTTCCCAATGGTGTCCAGAGTCTGTGGCTCGCGGTCATCCAATCCAAACCGCAGGGTCAGAATGTCTCGTTCATTTTCGCTCAAGGTGCCGAGCCATTCGGAAACCCGGTTGAACTTGTTCAGATCCTCGATAAGGACAGCCGGGTCGGCGGCAGTTGGATCCTCAATGGTATCAATCAAGCTATAATCGTTGTTTTCCCCCATGGGATGTTCGATCGAGTAGGTCTTTTTAACCAGAACCATGAGGCGATTGATATAGTGCGGTTCAACTCCCATAGCTTCGGCAATTTCATCGATCTTAGGATCACGGTTGAGCTTTTGTAGAAGTTCACGACTTATTTTAATAAACTTATTGATGTCGTCGGAAACGTGAACCGGCAATCGGATGGTTCGGCTCTGATTGACCAATGCTCTTTCGATGGATTGCCGAATCCACCAGGTGGCATAGGTGGAAAAGCGACATTCTTTACTGAGCTTGAAGCGTTCGACAGCCTTGATCAAACCCATGTTGCCCTCCTCGATCAAATCGAGGAAAGGCAGCCCACGATTCATATAACGCTTGGCAATCTTCACAACGAGCCGAAGGTTGGACTCGATCATGCGATCCCTTGCAGCCATATCCCCCTGGGATATAAGCCTGGCCAACTCCCTCTCTTCCTGGGCAGTCAACAGGGTCGTTTTTTGAATCTCTTTCAGGTAGAGCTTAATAGCATCATCTGAATGGCTGTCATCTTCTTCTTCAGCTTCAGCTTCAGCTTCAGCCTCGGCCTCTTCCTTTGATTCATCTTCGGCTTCCAGAGAAATTTCGGCATCCTCTGCATCCCCATCTTCATGGTTCTCTGAACCATCAAAGTCGGCCAACAATTCATCCATTACAGAAACCTCTCATGAAATAAATCCCGTGCAAACTGCGCCAGAATTTTAAGGGATTGACCTGTTTAAGGCAAGTATAAACTCGGATTAACAGCTTCCTTCCCCTGTCTGATTTCAAAGTGAACACGAGGTTCTCCACCACCAGCAGGTACGCCGGAAAGAGCTATTTTCTCCCCCCGACTAACAAAGGTATCCACAGCGACTAGATTTTTATCATTAAATCCGTAAACGGTAAAATACGAATTGTCATGTTTCAGAATAATAAGATTGCCATATCCGCGGATACCGTTGCCGCTATAAATAACCCTTCCCGCACCGGAGGAAACCACGGCCGTTCCTCTGGGAACGGCAATTTCGAGCCCTTTGCTCGGGCCAGCTTCGTTGTTGCCAAAATTTTTCACAACCCGTCCCTTTACTGGCCAAATGAACTGGCCCTTGCGGGGAGCCGGCATAACTGATTTAGGTGGCGCAGTGACTACGGGTGAACGGTTTTTTTCCTGAGGCGAAGCAACCGTCTTTGTGGCAGGAGTCTTCGCAGGTGTATGTAGAGGGACAGGTTTTGGGGGGTTGGTCGATGGCGAACGAGAACTTGAAATGACTGTAGATGGGACCTTGCGTTGATGTACGGCACCAGGGACAAAAAGCTTCTGACCGGCCTGTAGCCGACTGGGATCACTGATCCCGTTAACGCGGGCCAGGTACTGTTCGTTCACTCCATAGACACGGCTTATGCGGTAGAGGGTCTGACCCTCGCCAACCTGGTGATAAATACCCTTAGCCGGAGTGCAAGCAGCCAAGAATATTAAAAAAAACACAATGATGAGTGTACGCAAAAGCATCCCGTTCCTATTGGACA
Protein-coding regions in this window:
- a CDS encoding DUF882 domain-containing protein; translated protein: MTFNKNEEWPNVSRRRFLAAGAFSLVALGFPGQALAQFQKFTSGEKTISLHNIHTGERLNKAVFWADGEYVQETLSDIDYLLRDYRNGEVKNIDVQLLDMLYEVRQKTDGFRPYQVISGYRSPETNAFLARTSSGVASKSLHLEGQAVDIRLPGVDLLNLRNAALSLRSGGVGYYPKSQFVHMDTGSPRSW
- a CDS encoding DUF554 domain-containing protein, translating into MLLKGTLVNIAAVICGCAIGRSIGHLLSDRMRNTLMCALGLAVLLIGLQLALQSQHPLIPIGSLILGGLAGELARLEHRLEVFGQHLQSRFSGSGKIAEGFVTASLLYCVGAMAIMGAIQEGFGEKPSILYAKAALDGIASIALTSTLGVGVVFSIIPLFLYQGGLTLLAGLAKTVLTTSVMTEMNSVGGLLIMAISFDLLGIRRLPVGNMLPSIFMAIALMWSFGLA
- a CDS encoding adenine phosphoribosyltransferase — encoded protein: MDELKNIIRDVQDFPKKGIVFKDITTLLSDGRSFHRMVDLIAHRYIGQRIDKVVGVEARGFVLGSALAYKLGAGVTLVRKPGKLPYKTRGKSYQLEYGSDMLEIHEDAFKEGDRVIIADDLLATGGTMVAVYDLVTELGAEVIECAFMAELAFLEGRKKLPEDKVFSLLTF
- a CDS encoding sigma-70 family RNA polymerase sigma factor — translated: MDELLADFDGSENHEDGDAEDAEISLEAEDESKEEAEAEAEAEAEEEDDSHSDDAIKLYLKEIQKTTLLTAQEERELARLISQGDMAARDRMIESNLRLVVKIAKRYMNRGLPFLDLIEEGNMGLIKAVERFKLSKECRFSTYATWWIRQSIERALVNQSRTIRLPVHVSDDINKFIKISRELLQKLNRDPKIDEIAEAMGVEPHYINRLMVLVKKTYSIEHPMGENNDYSLIDTIEDPTAADPAVLIEDLNKFNRVSEWLGTLSENERDILTLRFGLDDREPQTLDTIGKRFGVTRERIRQIEAKSLEKLRKMMEENQGPL
- a CDS encoding peptidoglycan DD-metalloendopeptidase family protein is translated as MHKNRLSNRNGMLLRTLIIVFFLIFLAACTPAKGIYHQVGEGQTLYRISRVYGVNEQYLARVNGISDPSRLQAGQKLFVPGAVHQRKVPSTVISSSRSPSTNPPKPVPLHTPAKTPATKTVASPQEKNRSPVVTAPPKSVMPAPRKGQFIWPVKGRVVKNFGNNEAGPSKGLEIAVPRGTAVVSSGAGRVIYSGNGIRGYGNLIILKHDNSYFTVYGFNDKNLVAVDTFVSRGEKIALSGVPAGGGEPRVHFEIRQGKEAVNPSLYLP